A part of Papilio machaon chromosome 11, ilPapMach1.1, whole genome shotgun sequence genomic DNA contains:
- the LOC106709891 gene encoding uncharacterized protein LOC106709891: MEKLRFEFVVKQSEDPKTNVICITSITDTDKNMYLIPDKFQPAKLHEEIIKTQTFQKVKCTLQKRHERRHVWISLTQDLRNSYMDGDGNMQFKGYLLEQITSQTEQQTSAEALSRVLENFTELKKQSKQPNLKELCEKFVIEKFTKKTSSVTQWMVIFEAECTRIGIDEDIQKIQVFRLFLDDSCQDWYNSMLIKYTVNSEWCIWKKNFCETYVNIGWTPIRYAFSFKYRQGSLLEYALKKERLLLEINKSIDKHTLIDLIVTGLPNFVADEIDRNNLQETEDLFSSIRGLEYLINRRIVWTRDIDSGSKIKEKSLKDRPCRICEKEKKGTRYHPESVCWFKNRDSDRLKKEPIRSVNNSELEMSLNEIDPKN; encoded by the coding sequence AtggaaaaattaagatttgaaTTTGTCGTAAAACAAAGTGAAGACCCGAAAACAAACGTGATATGCATAACCTCAATTACGGACACCGACAAAAACATGTACTTAATTCCGGACAAATTTCAACCGGCAAAACTACATGAAGAGATTATAAAGACTCAAACTTttcaaaaagtaaaatgtactttGCAAAAAAGACATGAGAGAAGACATGTGTGGATTTCATTAACACAAGATTTACGTAACTCGTATATGGATGGAGATGGAAACATGCAATTCAaaggatatttgttagaacaAATTACATCACAAACAGAACAACAAACGTCAGCAGAAGCCCTTTCAAGagttttagaaaattttactgAATTGAAGAAGCAATCTAAACAGCCCAATTTGAAGGAATTATGTGAAAAGTTTGTAATAGagaaatttactaaaaaaacatcaagtGTAACGCAATGGATGGTCATCTTTGAAGCTGAATGTACTCGTATAGGTATAGATGaagatattcaaaaaattcaaGTATTTAGGTTATTTTTGGATGATTCTTGTCAAGACTGGTATAATTCaatgcttataaaatatacagttaATTCAGAATGGtgtatttggaaaaaaaacttttgtgaAACATATGTAAACATAGGCTGGACACCCATAAGGTATGCTTTCTCATTTAAATACAGGCAAGGTTCATTATTAGAATATGctttaaagaaagaaaggCTTTTGTTAGAGATAAACAAATCAATAGATAAACAtactttaattgatttaattgtaactGGGTTACCTAATTTTGTAGCAGATGAGattgatagaaataatttacaagaGACTGAGGATTTATTTAGTAGTATTCGAGGcttagaatatttaattaatagaagAATTGTATGGACAAGGGATATAGATTCAGgtagtaaaattaaagaaaaaagtttgaaaGACCGACCATGTAGAATctgtgaaaaagaaaaaaaaggtacTCGCTATCATCCAGAATCAGTATGTTGgtttaaaaatagagatagTGATCGGTTAAAGAAAGAGCCAATTAGAAGTGTTAATAATTCTGAATTAGAAATGagtttaaatgaaatagatccaaaaaactaa